A part of Puntigrus tetrazona isolate hp1 chromosome 21, ASM1883169v1, whole genome shotgun sequence genomic DNA contains:
- the LOC122326456 gene encoding multidrug and toxin extrusion protein 1 — MDSINTVTQINWDSKPEKSDDNQSASSSQVVCGGCRKKLRSLLPVNYKEEIVELLKLAGPVFISQLMIFLISFISTVFCGHLGKTELAGVALAIAVINVTGISIGSGLASACDTLISQTFGSNNLKRVGVILQRGILILLLACFPCWALLINTEPILLAVRQSPSVASLAQLYVKIFMPALPAAFMYQLQGRYLQNQGIIWPQVITGAAGNIINALINYVFLHLLDLGVPGSAAANTISQYSLAVFLYVYIRWKGLHKATWDGWSLDCLQEWGAFIRLAFPSMLMLCVEWWTYEIGGFLAGLISETELGAQSVVYELATIAYMFPLGFAVAASVRVGNALGAGNTEQAKLSAKVSLACGLLVSCVVATLIGSTKDIIGYIFTTEEEIVLRVSEVMIMYGFFHLFDAIAGITGGIVRGAGKQLLGALCNIVGYYFVGFPTGVSLMFALSMGIIGLWIGFFGCVFLQSLFFIILICKLDWKKATQEALIRAGVQAPKAKDESYAMENKGCTEEVPQKSQQNEEGQIDANTDVEGLSEGTGITDDGTKITVGAFLTTKQLVIRRGLAIFFMLLILAGGIVLNEVLTGFLR, encoded by the exons ATGGACAGTATTAATACAGTAACCCAGATAAACTGGGACTCAAAACCGGAGAAAAGTGATGATAATCAGTCAGCGTCAAGTTCACAGGTTGTTTGTGGAGGATGTCGAAAAAAACTCCGGAGTTTGTTACCGGTGAATTATAAAGAAGAAATTGTAGAGCTGCTAAAACTGGCTGGACCAGTG TTTATATCTCAGCTGATGATCTTTCTGATCAGCTTCATCAGCACTGTGTTCTGTGGACACTTGGGAAAAACTGAACTGGCCGGTGTTGCTCTGGCTATTGCT GTTATTAATGTGACTGGCATCTCCATTGGTTCTGGTCTGGCGTCTGCATGCGATACACTCATCTCTCAG ACGTTTGGCAGTAATAATCTGAAGCGGGTGGGTGTGATACTACAGAGAGGGATTCTCATCCTCCTGTTGGCCTGTTTTCCCTGCTGGGCGCTGCTCATTAACACCGAGCCCATCCTGCTGGCTGTCCGACAGAGTCCCAGTGTGGCCAG TTTGGCCCAACTCTATGTGAAAATTTTCATGCCCGCTCTGCCT gCTGCTTTTATGTATCAGCTCCAAGGAAGGTATCTTCAAAATCAG GGTATTATTTGGCCTCAGGTCATCACAGGAGCAGCAGGAAACATCATCAATGCTTTAATAAACTATGTCTTCCTTCATCTGCTTGATCTTGGTGTGCC AGGATCTGCTGCTGCAAACACTATTTCCCAGTATTCCTTAGCTGTGTTTCTCTATGTATACATCCGCTGGAAGGGACTGCATAAAGCAACATGGGATG GCTGGTCTCTTGACTGTCTGCAGGAATGGGGTGCCTTCATTCGCTTGGCTTTTCCCAGCATGCTCATGCTATGTGTGGAGTGGTGGACATATGAGATTGGTGGATTCCTAGCAG GCCTCATCAGTGAGACTGAGCTGGGAGCCCAATCTGTTGTGTATGAGCTGGCCACTATTGCATATATG TTTCCACTGGGATTTGCAGTGGCAGCCAGTGTGAGGGTGGGAAATGCACTCGGAGCTGGAAACACAGAACAAGCCAAGCTGTCTGCCAAAGTATCTTTAGCCTGTGGAC TGCTTGTTTCTTGTGTGGTTGCAACCTTAATTGGAAGTACAAAAGATATTATAGGATACATCTTTACCACAGAAGA GGAAATAGTGCTCAGAGTATCAGAGGTCATGATCATGTATGGCTTCTTTCATCTATTTGATGCCATTGcg GGCATTACAGGTGGCATTGTCAGAGGTGCTGGAAAGCAGCTGCTCGGTGCTCTTTGTAATATTGTAGGATATTATTTTGTGGGATTCCCAACTGGGGTGTCTCTGATGTTTGCTCTCAGCATGGGCATAATCG GACTGTGGATTGGGTTTTTTGGATGTGTTTTTCTACAGTCTTTGTTCTTTATCATCCTCATTTGCAAACTGGACTGGAAAAAAGCCACTCAAGAG gccTTGATCAGAGCAGGCGTACAAGCACCTAAGGCTAAAGATGAATCTTACGCTATGGAAAATAAGGGCTGCACAGAAG AAGTACCACAGAAATCCCAGCAAAATGAAGAAGGCCAAATAGATGCAAACACAGATGTGGAAGGGCTCAGTGAGGGAACAGGAATAACAGATGATGGCACAAAGATCACTGTTGGCGCGTTTTTGACCACCAAACAGCTTGTTATTCGTCGAGGACTTGCAATTTTCTTCATGTTGCTTATACTAGCTGGAGGGATCGTGTTAAATGAGGTGCTTACTGGATTTCTCAGATGA
- the slc47a2.2 gene encoding solute carrier family 47 member 2, tandem duplicate 2 isoform X1, translating into MVNQVKVRALLAQGACLEMDSVNTETQINGYPKQDISHVAQPNTQTVCDECQRKLGSLLPVNYKEEIIDLLKLAGPVFISQLMIFMISFISTVFCGHLGKTELAGAALAIAVINVTGISIGSGLASACDTLISQTFGSNNLKRVGVILQRGILILLLTCFPCWALLINTEPILLAVRQSPSVASLSQLYVKIFMPALPAAFMYQLQGLYLQNQGIIWPQIITGAAGNVLNALTNFIFLHLLDLGVAGSAAANAISQYSLAVILYLFIRYMGLHEATWGGWSKDCLQEWGAFICLALPSMLMLCAEWWTYEIGGFLAGLISEVELGAQSVVYELASIMYMFPLGFAVAASVRVGNALGAGNTEQAKLSAKMSLVCGILVSCVIATIIGGTNNVIGYIFSKDEEIVLRISEVMVMYGFVHLFDATSAITGGIVRGAGKQLLGALCNIVGYYFVGFPIGVSLMFALNMGIIGLWIGFFGCVFLQSLFFIILIFKLDWKKATQEALIRAGVQVPETKDESYGMENKDYTKEVLQQSQHTEEGQTDANTDLEGLSKKEEEITNAATLVTVGTVLTTKQLIVRRGLAFFLMLLILAGGIVLNGVLTEFFRV; encoded by the exons atggtTAACCAAGTAAAAGTTAGAGCTTTGTTGGCACAGGGGGCTTGCCTGGAAATGGACAGTGTTAACACAGAAACCCAGATAAATGGATACCCAAAACAAGACATAAGCCATGTTGCTCAGCCGAATACACAGACTGTTTGTGATGAATGTCAGAGAAAACTCGGTAGTTTGTTACCGGTAAATTATAAAGAGGAAATTATAGACCTGCTGAAACTGGCTGGACCAGTG TTTATATCTCAGCTGATGATCTTTATGATCAGCTTTATTAGCACTGTGTTCTGTGGACACTTGGGGAAAACTGAACTGGCCGGTGCGGCTCTGGCTATTGCT GTTATTAATGTGACCGGCATCTCCATTGGTTCTGGTCTGGCGTCTGCATGCGATACACTCATCTCTCAG ACGTTTGGCAGTAATAATCTGAAGCGGGTCGGTGTGATACTGCAGAGAGGGATTCTCATCCTCCTGTTGACCTGTTTTCCCTGCTGGGCGCTGCTCATCAACACCGAGCCCATCCTGCTGGCTGTCCGACAGAGTCCCAGTGTGGCCAG TCTGTCCCAACtctatgtaaaaatattcatgCCTGCTCTGCCT GCTGCCTTCATGTATCAGCTACAGGGCTTGTATCTTCAAAATCAG ggTATTATTTGGCCTCAGATCATCACAGGAGCAGCAGGAAATGTTCTCAATGCTTTAACAAACTTCATCTTTCTTCATCTTCTTGATCTTGGTGTGGC AGGATCTGCTGCAGCAAATGCTATTTCCCAGTATTCCTTGGCAGTTattctgtatttgtttattcGATATATGGGCCTGCATGAAGCCACTTGGGGTG GCTGGTCTAAAGACTGTTTGCAGGAATGGGGTGCCTTCATTTGCTTGGCTCTTCCCAGCATGCTCATGCTTTGCGCAGAGTGGTGGACATATGAGATCGGTGGATTCCTTGCAG GACTCATCAGTGAAGTCGAGCTCGGAGCTCAGTCTGTCGTCTATGAACTGGCCAGCATTATGTACATG TTTCCACTGGGATTTGCAGTTGCAGCCAGTGTGAGGGTGGGAAATGCACTTGGAGCTGGAAACACAGAACAAGCCAAGCTGTCTGCTAAAATGTCTTTAGTCTGTGGAA TACTTGTATCCTGTGTGATTGCAACCATAATTGGAGGTACTAACAATGTCATCGGATACATCTTTAGCAAAGATGA GGAAATTGTCCTCAGAATATCAGAAGTCATGGTCATGTATGGCTTTGTTCATCTATTTGATGCCACTTCT GCTATTACAGGTGGTATTGTCAGAGGTGCTGGAAAGCAACTTCTTGGTGCTCTGTGTAACATTGTGGGATATTATTTTGTGGGATTTCCAATTGGAGTGTCATTGATGTTTGCTCTCAACATGGGCATAATAG GTCTGTGGATTGGGTTTTTTGGCTGTGTTTTCCTACAGTCCTTGttcttcatcatcctcatttTCAAACTGGACTGGAAAAAAGCAACTCAAGAG GCTTTAATCAGAGCAGGTGTACAAGTCCCTGAGACCAAAGATGAATCTTATGGAATGGAAAATAAGGACTATACAAAAG AAGTACTACAGCAGTCCCAGCACACTGAAGAAGGCCAGACAGATGCAAACACAGACCTCGAAGGGCTCagtaaaaaagaagaagaaataacaaATGCTGCTACACTGGTGACAGTTGGTACGGTTTTGACAACCAAACAGCTGATTGTCCGTCGAGGACTTGCATTTTTCCTTATGCTGCTTATACTAGCTGGAGGGATTGTGTTAAATGGGGTGCTAACTGAATTTTTTAGAGTGTAG
- the slc47a2.2 gene encoding solute carrier family 47 member 2, tandem duplicate 2 isoform X2, which translates to MDSVNTETQINGYPKQDISHVAQPNTQTVCDECQRKLGSLLPVNYKEEIIDLLKLAGPVFISQLMIFMISFISTVFCGHLGKTELAGAALAIAVINVTGISIGSGLASACDTLISQTFGSNNLKRVGVILQRGILILLLTCFPCWALLINTEPILLAVRQSPSVASLSQLYVKIFMPALPAAFMYQLQGLYLQNQGIIWPQIITGAAGNVLNALTNFIFLHLLDLGVAGSAAANAISQYSLAVILYLFIRYMGLHEATWGGWSKDCLQEWGAFICLALPSMLMLCAEWWTYEIGGFLAGLISEVELGAQSVVYELASIMYMFPLGFAVAASVRVGNALGAGNTEQAKLSAKMSLVCGILVSCVIATIIGGTNNVIGYIFSKDEEIVLRISEVMVMYGFVHLFDATSAITGGIVRGAGKQLLGALCNIVGYYFVGFPIGVSLMFALNMGIIGLWIGFFGCVFLQSLFFIILIFKLDWKKATQEALIRAGVQVPETKDESYGMENKDYTKEVLQQSQHTEEGQTDANTDLEGLSKKEEEITNAATLVTVGTVLTTKQLIVRRGLAFFLMLLILAGGIVLNGVLTEFFRV; encoded by the exons ATGGACAGTGTTAACACAGAAACCCAGATAAATGGATACCCAAAACAAGACATAAGCCATGTTGCTCAGCCGAATACACAGACTGTTTGTGATGAATGTCAGAGAAAACTCGGTAGTTTGTTACCGGTAAATTATAAAGAGGAAATTATAGACCTGCTGAAACTGGCTGGACCAGTG TTTATATCTCAGCTGATGATCTTTATGATCAGCTTTATTAGCACTGTGTTCTGTGGACACTTGGGGAAAACTGAACTGGCCGGTGCGGCTCTGGCTATTGCT GTTATTAATGTGACCGGCATCTCCATTGGTTCTGGTCTGGCGTCTGCATGCGATACACTCATCTCTCAG ACGTTTGGCAGTAATAATCTGAAGCGGGTCGGTGTGATACTGCAGAGAGGGATTCTCATCCTCCTGTTGACCTGTTTTCCCTGCTGGGCGCTGCTCATCAACACCGAGCCCATCCTGCTGGCTGTCCGACAGAGTCCCAGTGTGGCCAG TCTGTCCCAACtctatgtaaaaatattcatgCCTGCTCTGCCT GCTGCCTTCATGTATCAGCTACAGGGCTTGTATCTTCAAAATCAG ggTATTATTTGGCCTCAGATCATCACAGGAGCAGCAGGAAATGTTCTCAATGCTTTAACAAACTTCATCTTTCTTCATCTTCTTGATCTTGGTGTGGC AGGATCTGCTGCAGCAAATGCTATTTCCCAGTATTCCTTGGCAGTTattctgtatttgtttattcGATATATGGGCCTGCATGAAGCCACTTGGGGTG GCTGGTCTAAAGACTGTTTGCAGGAATGGGGTGCCTTCATTTGCTTGGCTCTTCCCAGCATGCTCATGCTTTGCGCAGAGTGGTGGACATATGAGATCGGTGGATTCCTTGCAG GACTCATCAGTGAAGTCGAGCTCGGAGCTCAGTCTGTCGTCTATGAACTGGCCAGCATTATGTACATG TTTCCACTGGGATTTGCAGTTGCAGCCAGTGTGAGGGTGGGAAATGCACTTGGAGCTGGAAACACAGAACAAGCCAAGCTGTCTGCTAAAATGTCTTTAGTCTGTGGAA TACTTGTATCCTGTGTGATTGCAACCATAATTGGAGGTACTAACAATGTCATCGGATACATCTTTAGCAAAGATGA GGAAATTGTCCTCAGAATATCAGAAGTCATGGTCATGTATGGCTTTGTTCATCTATTTGATGCCACTTCT GCTATTACAGGTGGTATTGTCAGAGGTGCTGGAAAGCAACTTCTTGGTGCTCTGTGTAACATTGTGGGATATTATTTTGTGGGATTTCCAATTGGAGTGTCATTGATGTTTGCTCTCAACATGGGCATAATAG GTCTGTGGATTGGGTTTTTTGGCTGTGTTTTCCTACAGTCCTTGttcttcatcatcctcatttTCAAACTGGACTGGAAAAAAGCAACTCAAGAG GCTTTAATCAGAGCAGGTGTACAAGTCCCTGAGACCAAAGATGAATCTTATGGAATGGAAAATAAGGACTATACAAAAG AAGTACTACAGCAGTCCCAGCACACTGAAGAAGGCCAGACAGATGCAAACACAGACCTCGAAGGGCTCagtaaaaaagaagaagaaataacaaATGCTGCTACACTGGTGACAGTTGGTACGGTTTTGACAACCAAACAGCTGATTGTCCGTCGAGGACTTGCATTTTTCCTTATGCTGCTTATACTAGCTGGAGGGATTGTGTTAAATGGGGTGCTAACTGAATTTTTTAGAGTGTAG
- the med31 gene encoding mediator of RNA polymerase II transcription subunit 31 gives MAGVIETEEQARHRFQLELEFVQCLANPNYLNFLAQRGYLREKPFVNYLKYLLYWKEPEYAKFLKYPHCLHMLELLQYEHFRKELVNAQCAKFIDEQQILHWQHYSRKRTRLQQALAEQQQQQQPQAPSHGNTTSK, from the exons ATGGCTGGCGTCatagaaacag AGGAGCAGGCAAGACACCGTTTCCAGCTTGAGTTGGAGTTTGTTCAGTGCTTAGCGAACCCAAACTACCTGAACT TTTTGGCTCAAAGAGGTTACCTGAGAGAGAAGCCTTTTGTCAATTACTTAAAGTATTTACTTTACTGGAAAGAACCAGAATATGCTAAATTCCTGAA ATATCCTCATTGTCTGCACATGTTAGAGCTATTGCAGTATGAACATTTTCGAAAGGAGCTGGTGAATGCACAGTGTGCCAAGTTCATAGATGAACAGCAGATCCTGCACTGGCAGCATTACTCACGGAAGCGGACACGCTTGCAGCAAGCTCTGGCAGAGCAGCAACAGCAACAGCAGCCACAGGCTCCATCACATGGCAACACCACATCCAAATGA